DNA from Homo sapiens chromosome 1, GRCh38.p14 Primary Assembly:
TGCCAGTGGAGCAGAGGAAGGGTTGCAGATGTGTCATTCTCTCATTCCTCAAACATATGTACACTGTATTGTGCACATAGTCATTAGAAAAATCCCttattgaggccgggcacagtggctcacgactgtagtcccagcactttgggagacagaggcgggcagatcacttgaggtcaggagttggagaccagcctggtgaaaccccatctctactaaaaatacaaaaattagcggggcatggtggtacgcgcctgtaattccagctactcaggaggctgaggcaggagaatcgcttgaacctgggaggcggaggttgcagtgagccgagatggtaccactgcactccagtctgggtgacacagcgagactccatctgcaaaaagaaaaaaaaaagaaagagagaaaaatccctTATTGAGCAGGAAACATAGCTTATGCCCATAATCCTAggagtcgggaggctgaggtgagaggatcacctgagcccagtaggtcaaggctgcagtgatccgtgATTCATtgcgccactgactccagcctggacaacagagccagaccccgtctcaaaataacaacaacaaatcagagagagaaaagagaaatcccTATGTAGGTCTGCAACAAAATAAACACGGATGGCAGGTGTGGGGGGAGGACATGGAAACGCAATCGAGGACGCAAAGGTGCCCCACCCCAAGAAGGAGTAAACAGTATCTAGGCCAagttggggaggggaggaagtgaggaggaaAACATGGACGGGCGGTGGTGTTGGCCGGTGCAGGATGGGAGAGGAATTTGCTCCTAATACTGGCCTCCTGGGCCTTGGCTGGAGCATTTACGGCACTTCACAACTCTCAGACTGGGCGAGTGGCCATGAGGGGAAAACCAGTGCAAATTCCCCAGGCCCAATTGTCCGGAAGAAGACGAGGCAAGTCCGCGTAAAGATTTTTAGACGGTGTACCTTGGCTAGGGAACGGAGGGGCGAGGGAATTCGGGACCCAAATCCCCTCTAAGGCCCACATTAATAACTACCCCCAAGAGGTTGCAGCGCAACCACTACTGGAACGTGAAGTCCCCGGCACGCCCCAACAACAGGACCATTGGCCACGCCCCTAGGGGCGGGGCACTGCATGGAAAGCCCCGCCTTCGCCCTAAGGCTCCGCCTCTGACCTCTGCGCAGGCGTAGCTCAAATCTTTCCCGCCCTCTAGTCGTGCGCGGATCTGACGCCTGACGTAATTGCGTAGACGCCATTTTAGCCGGTCAGACAAGCACTGGACGTGGCGGCCATTTTGTTTTGGACACCGAGCAGGAGCTGGCGGCCGCTGCAGACGAAAGGCAGGAAAGGGCAGGCCGGGTGAGCAGACGGATCGGCCGACTAGACAGCCAACCAGCAACAACGAACTGAGCTCGCATACTACCGCTTACGCATCTAACCAACCGCCCATCTAGCTAACCCGAGCCCCTCCACCGTCAACTCAGGTTCGGCCGGTCCCCGGCCCGCCTGCCGGAGCCGTGGTGGCAGCCCCGGGAGGAGCACTGGCGTCTGTTTCCTTCGGTGAGTTTCGGTAGTGAGAAGGAGCCGGGGGAGGTGCGGTCTTGAGGAGCGGAAGGGGCCGGCGGACGCGGAaagggggtggtggcatgtggaCATAGCTACGGTGTTGGAGCGTGGAGGCCCCGGGGAGGAGGCGGAGCCCCTGCGAAGGGGCGGGGGAGGGGCTGAACTGGAACCTGGTGGCGGGATTGATGGAGGTTGGGGTTTGATAGGATAAAAAGGAAACTTGGCGGGTAGAGCAGAAGTGGAAGTCTTGACAGGGCTTTGAGGATGGTAGGGAGATTAAGAAGTACAAGACTTTGAGGAATGTTGGAAATTAATGGCGGCTTTAGGGTTAAGTTTTGTGGAGGGCTCTTTGCGAGCTAATTCCCAGGTGAATTTAGAAAACCTTTCCTACTCCCCCAGATCGTCAGTTTCTTGTTAAAGTCCCTACTTGATTCTGGAGTTGAAAGCCACTTTTGAAACtaggcatgcatatatatatgtatatatatacatacatatatatatatatttttttttggggggggacggagtttcgctcttgttgcccaggctggagtgcaatggcacgatctcagctcactacaacttccgcctcccgggttcaagcgattctcctgcctcagcctccggagtagctgggattacagccatgcgccaccacgcccggctaattttgtatttttagtagagacatttcTCCATgatggtcaagctggtctcgaactcccaacctcaggtgatccgcccgcctcggcctcccaaagtgctgggaaaacaggcgtgagccaccgcgcccggccctgcctGTATTTTCACtgtagatcagtggttctcaactttaGCTGCACATTAGAAGCACCTAGGTAGCTTTCCCCCGACCCCACAATTGGTTCATTTCCAAACCTCATTACCAGAGATTGTGGTTTAATTGATCTAGGCCCAGAtgtctgtattttctatttttttaattaatttatatttttatagaaacggggtcttaccatgttgcccaggctggtctcgagctccagggctcaagcattcctcccgccttggcctcccaaagtgctgagattacaggcgtgaagcaccGCGCCCGCCCTGTCCGGCCCTATGTTTTAAAAGCTCCTTGGATAAGTCATATGTAGTCAAGGTTGAAAATGACTGCTCTAGAGTAAAAGCCAAACtcggcccggtgcggtggctcacgcctgtaatcccagcactttgggaggcccaggtgggtggatcaggtgaggtcaggagttcaagaccaccctggccaacgtggagaaaccccgtctctactaaaaataaaaaaaaattagccgggcatggtggcacgtgcctgtagtcccagctactcaggaggctgaggcaggagaatggcttgaacggggaggcagaggttgcagtgaactgagatcacgcctctgcactccagcctgggcgacagagccagactctgtctcaaaaaaaaaaaaaagccagactccATACTTTGATTGCTAGATTGGCTTCTGCCGTTTTTGAGAAATTCCCGGGTATTTTGTGGGCCttgaagtttgtttgtttgtttggggttatttgtttgttttaaagagatggggtctcaggccagagtgcagtggcatgatcacggctctttgcagcctccaacccctgggctctagcgattctcccacctcagctcccctgagtagctaggacaacaggtgctggccaccatgcaccgctaatttttttttttttttttcttagtagagactgggtctcgctttgttacccaggctggtctctaactcctggcttcaaaccaTCCTGTgcccttgccctcccaaagtgttagggttacaggcggtgaaccaccatacccagccaccTTGAAGTTATAATAATCTGAGGTAATTGCCATAGAAACTTAAGAACTTTTGCTGGGCGTTGGGTCCCAGtgatcccaacactgggaggccaaggtgggaaaatcctttgaggccaggagattaCGGCTGCAgtggccactgcattccagcctgagtgacagagcgagaccctgtctcaaaaaaaaaaaaaaaagaaatttaagcacttgaaatgtgcccTCGTGTGCTCTTTAGTCATCAGTGATAaggcctttttatttatttttggcttggGCCTTGCCACTTATAGAAATGATGTCACTATTGTGATTTGCTCATTTTACGTattgttctttgtagattctcgGGATTCGAAGATGGCTGCACAGTCAGCGCCGAAAGTTGTGCTAAAAAGCACCACCAAGATGTCTCTAAATGAGCGGTGAGGCAGCCAACAGCAACTTCAACTCCTTCCTAAGAAAACATTACTTAACTTGGCCCTGGGGTCCAATGCACAAAGCCAATTTTAAGCTAAATACCAACAGAAGGCTACAGACCTCTGTTCTTAGTTGCATCTCATGTGGTACACAAAACAAATTGGGCGGTTGTTTCAAAACCCCTTATCAGTAGACTTTTATGTTAAGCTGTCTGAAGTATTTATTTGGTGGGATGTATTTTAAAAGACTCCTAACACtcttccttttcacatttttttacgTTGATACTGGGGTCGTGCAGCACGGTAGCATGGTACCCTGGCTACAGTAGGCTTGCTGCCCAGTCCAAGGCCAGCAGTGTTGTGTCTGGCCTGTAAGAGGCAGGTAGCAAGCCATGAATATGTCCAAAGGCCCTTGAATGTCATTCTTGGGCCTTGTAAGAGGCACTCGCTTTGCTCCATTTCACTTTCTTTCCATTCTGCTtttagtttggttttgttttggattCTTCTACAGTTAAGTGttcttctcttccattccattataCTTCCTTGACAGAAATAATGAGTCTCTTCACAGGCTCATAAATGATCAAACTGATGTAACTTTGAAAAGTAACTACTTGGAGTCAGAAAAAGTGATGATTGGAGACTAAGAAAAGTAAAGATATTCAAAGGCAGTTTCTATCTCTGACAACTTTGTTCATTAAGAGTGCCTTTGtttaggcgcggtggctcatgcctgtaatcccagcactttggcaggctgaggcgggcggatcacgaggtcaggagtttgagatcagcctgcccaacatggtgaaaccctgtctctactaaaaatagaaaaattagctgggcgtggtggcgtgtgcctataatcccagctactcaggaggctgaggtaggagaatcacttgaacccgtgaggcgaaggttgcagtgagccaagatcctgccactgcactccagccagggcaacagaggacagagtgaggctccgtttcaaaaaaaagaatgcctttgATCAGTGATTTCATTAAGTTGACTTTCGACCACTGAAATTTACTTAATGTCTATTTTTGCCTCTTCTGAGGCATATGTGCTTCTCTCCTTATCTCTTTGGCTATGATAAGCTAATTATTTATGTTTGCATAATATTTATGTTTGCATGTTAgtgacatatattttaaaatgtgatacacTCCTGTAATTTATGAGAGTATGTTCATTGCTGTGAGCTTTGAAGGTGCTCTAATCCTTCCTCATATTTGGCCTTAGAATGCACCTCGGATCCCCCAAGGTTTAGGCTTTCTTCATTTGTCTTTGAAACTATATCTTCTGTCTCTTGTCATATCTGCTTATTGCGTGTTTTTCATACCTTCCACCTCTCTAAAAGCCGTTACCTGAGCCCTCGTTATCACTTTTGGTTGAATGTGCTGCACTTAGCTGCATTTCTAAGTTTCTGATTCTTGCAAGTTTGTGGAAACAGAGGAGTCTTTAACCCACATCAGCCTTGATCTAAGTGTACCACTTTACTTAAAAGTTCGTGGGATCTGGAGCTCCTGGTCTAGCAAGCCATGAAAATGccaataaatgtttgtaataaagcttttatttaaaCATCCATTTTGTTCGACCTTGAAGCTTTACTAATATGCTGAAGAACAAACAGCCGACGCCAGTGAATATTCGGGCTTCGATGCAGCAACAACAGCAGCTAGCCAGTGCCAGAAACAGAAGACTGGCCCAGCAGATGGAGAATAGACCCTCTGTCCAGGCAGCATTAAAACTTAAGCAGGTGAGAGAATGGGTCTTAATGCTCCAGAAGCAGCTGGTGATCTCTGTGAGGGAGTCCACTGAGGCTGTCAGGACGTGATGGATGATTGCAAAGTGGCTCAGGGCAAAAAGCTGAAACTTCTCTGGAAGAAAGAGAAGTTCAGAGAATTCCAATTTTGGCAGGTACCAATAAGTAACTTTTTACTGTCTTTCTCTTTTAGGGAGTTTGCCATCTATGTGGCCTGTTTCTGTTACCAATGAGtattaatcttttgttttctgaTCCTTAACCCTTAACATAGATTAATGGCTTATTCCACAAAGAAACTTTATTTCAGCTTTAGATAATCTCACAGCATCCTTTACTCTCTGTTAAATGATTTACCCAACagggaaataattttattctttttcccataGTGCAGGGAGTTTGCATGGCCTTAgtcaaaggttttctttttttttttttttttagacggagtcttgctctgtcgcccaggctggagtgcagtggcacgatctcggctcactgcaagctccgcctcccgggtccataccattctcctgcctcagcctcccgaacagctgggactaaaggtgcccgccaccacacccagctaatttttttgtatatttaatagagacagggtttcaccatactagccaggatggtctcgatctcctgacctcgtgatccacccgcctcggcctcccaaagtgctgggattacaggcttgagccaccgcgcccagcagtcAAAGGTTTTCAATGCTAAAATATACAGAGTAGAGTGACCCTCATTTCCACAGCACCTAAAGTTTTACCAGTAAAGTGGAGCAAGAATACTGAGTAATTTGAGTTAGGGGTTCTCTTTTTCAAATTTACAGTGAGAGATAATCCTATTCAGACCTGAAATAAAACCTGCTCTTTATTATTCATAGAATTTATATGCAAGTCCGGACAGTGGCTGTGGAAGGATATGTCCAAGCTGTGGCTGGGCGTCTGGAGGGCAGTGCCATGCAACTGTAAGGGCTTTGGTAGCATTGCATGGCTATGCATAAATTCAGCAGTTAAATATAACACCCTTACACCCCCACCCTGAACCATTGGGCTCACTGACCAAAAATAAACAAGGGTGTCTGCTTCGGCTACCTTAAGCCTTGGAGTGACTGGATTCCTCCCTGACTCAGGAAAGCAGCAAAAGGCACCATTTTCCAAGAGTAAATGGAAGTTGCTGAAGATGAATCTCTGACAGATCATTCCAAAGGACCTTTCAACAAGAAGCTT
Protein-coding regions in this window:
- the CHTOP gene encoding chromatin target of PRMT1 protein isoform 3 (isoform 3 is encoded by transcript variant 3), with translation MAAQSAPKVVLKSTTKMSLNERFTNMLKNKQPTPVNIRASMQQQQQLASARNRRLAQQMENRPSVQAALKLKQVGV